DNA from Malus sylvestris chromosome 11, drMalSylv7.2, whole genome shotgun sequence:
GACATTCCTCGTTGTTATAAATGCTTGAAATGTATGCATTGGCTGAGGGCAGAGATTATCTAGAAAGCATTGCCAGTAAGTTGTGTTACATTGAGCGGCAGTGTTCTCTAATAGACTAATACTAAGCGATTACCACGTTAcccaaatttattattattgtttcatttctttgttttattttctgtcCCCTTTCAATCTGATTCCATTGAATTTGAACCCAATTTGCAGGGAAGGAAACTGTTCATCAAATGTTCGGTACAAGAGTGGCAGTGCTTGCTGGGGACTTCATGTTTGCACAGTCATCATGGTATCTTGCAAATCTAGAAAACATTCAGGTCATCAAGCTCATCAGCCAGGTAAGTTGTGTCATATTTATACTCTCGAAGCCATCATGAATCGAATCTTCTTTCTAAAAGACACTTTCAAACTCAAAAGTTGAAGAACCAAAAAATTAGAAAGAGGTTGCATTCTTTTACATACTTGCAAGTTGCAACCTTTAATTTAGACGTAATTCTGTTAGCGCTATGGCAGGTTATCAAAGATTTTGCAAGTGGTGAAATAAAGCAGGCATCTAGCTTGTTTGATTGTGACGTCGAACTTGAGGAGTACTTGCTTAAGAGCTACTACAAAACAGCCTCCTTAATCGCTGCAAGTACCAAAGGAGCTGCCATTTTTAGTGGGGTTGACAACTAtgtaatggagaaaatgtaCGACTATGGCAAGAATCTTGGGCTGTCCTTCCAAGTTGTTGATGACATATTGGATTTCACACAGTCGGCGGAGCAGCTGGGGAAGCCTGCTGGAACTGACCTTGCCAAAGGAAACCTGACAGCCCCGGTTATATTTGCTTTGAAGAAAGAACCAAAACTAAGAGACATAATTGAATCAGAATTCAGCGAGACTGGTTCCCTCGACGAAGCCATTGCATTGGTTAAGGCTTGTGGGGGGATTGAACAAGCACAAGAATTAGCGAAAGAGAAAGCTCATCTTGCAATACAAAATCTCGAGTGTCTTCCCAAGACTGCTTTTCGGTTAGCGCTGGAGGATATGGTGATGTTCAATCTTCAACGGATTGATTAGCGGGCTAATTTTTTTGGATAGCGAGTATAGACAAGCACTCTTCAGGCAGAAGGaagaaaggctaaagattgAAAGCGTCTACCGCTGCAAGCACTTTTCTGCACATGTACAAAAGTGCTTCTGCCAGTGATGACAAGCTGATAGCCACTGCTTCTAGTGTTGATTTAGTTATACATTCTTCATAACAATGAAATTGATACTTCACCATTGTTGTACAATAAAATTCTGAGGTCATCAATAATCTTCACCAATATATTTTTACTGTTTGCTATCTTGTTGATGCTTTGAACTCCAACGACTTACGCATTTTGTGTATCGTTTGAACTAAGATCTCGCGTGCAGAAATTCCCACGACTGCGCACTCCTTCatagtttaattttaattagttctagtttagttttaatttattcactttttcaCATCatttacccttatggttacgtcatcTCTtggtgacggccaacatgcttTGACCTTCCTAgtgtcacgggatgactctttaagccttccgcccgtgcggcacttagacttgaatacctcgatgaacaagctaagtaagcctttgaagcctcgcttccccggatcgaatcacaaagaaagctaagatagcttggagaatgctaagatcacttagaagatgggagaaaggaagctttgtattgaaacttaagagaactttacaattgcttacaactcttggatggtttggccaaatggccttacctcctatttataggcctaagtcacctcctcaatggagggttctagaatcccctacttacatccaaaaatatctagcatagttctagatacaacttacctaatctagattattctaggtgaggcttaaatatgtacacttgtgtggaatgttccggaatgccctagattatcttgaatgctccgccacgttcttgatttctccgggacgttccagaagcttccatgaagacatggcttcatgggcttagatatatgatgtcttgggcattttctttgtttttaacatgcggcccgtgacatcctcccccacttaagccgtcgacgtcctcgtcgactcTTGCCTCTCGAATGTCTGAATCAAGTCATTATATTGCCATAAGGACGTTTCCTTCTCCCATGTTGCTTCGGAGTATGGTAGCCCCTTCCATTTGACAAAGTACTCCACATGCTTTGGTTGTCTTGGTCGCACCACGACACGCTTGGCTTCAATGCTCTCCACTTCTTTGTCAAATGCCTCCGTCATCAAAGGGGGTGCTCGATGAGACTCACCTCGACTTGGTTCCTCATTGTCTGCATGATAAGGCTTCAAGTTGCTTACATGGAACACCGGGTGAAACTTGAGGTGGGGTGGGAGTTCCACAACATACGCGGCTTTGCCAACCTTCTTGATGATAGGGAATGGTCCCTCATATTTCCGCAACAAGCTCTTATGCAAGCCACGAGTACTCTTGTGCTGAGACGCATTGAGCTTCACAAAGACTTGGTCGCCAGTTTGGAACTCCACATTCCTTCGCTTGCGATCTgcccatttcttcatcttctttgaagccttctccaAATGAGCTCGAGCAAGTTCGTGGGCTAATTGCCACTCCTTAGCAGTTTTGAAAGTGGCTGGACTATTCCCCGTGTAGCCAGTCACGACCGTGTTCGGGGTCAAGGGTTGTTGCCCTATAGCCAACTCGAACGGACTTTTCCCCGTCGACTCCGAACGTTGCAAGTTATAAGAGAATTGGGCAATATCAAGTAACTTAGCCCAATCTCGTTGATTGGCACTAACATAGTGCCGCAAATAAGTCTCCAACAATGCATTAACCCGCTCCGTTTGTCCATCAGTTTGGGGATGAAAAGCTGTGGAGAAGTCTAACTTTGAGCCAAGTAGCTTGAAGAGCTCCTTCCAAAATCTACCTGTGAAGCGAGCATCTCGATCGCTGACTATGCTCCTCGGAACACCCCAATACTTCACCACGTGCTTTAGAAACAAACGTGCAGCTACTTCGGCTGTACACTCCACGGGTGCGGGTATGAAAGTGGCATACTTGGTGAATCTATCGACCACGACGAAGATAGATCCACATCCATCAGACTTGGGCAAATGTGTGATGAAATCCATGGTCAAACACTCCCATGGTCTTGATGGGGTGGGAAGTGGTTCCAACAGTCCTCCCGGTTGCCTTTGTTCCACTTTGTCTTGTTGGCACACAAGACAAGTCTTCACGTATGAATCTACATCATCCCGCATTTGTGGCCAATAATAAGCATCGCTCACCAAAGCCAACGTGCGGTGAGTGCCAGGATGTCCTGCCCACATTGAGTCATGGCACTCCTTAAGGATTTCTTTCCTTAAGCTTCCCCACTTTGGGATGTAGATCCGCTTGCCCTTGGTGTATAACAAGCCGTCCTCAAGCCGAAACCTTCTTGTCTTCCCATCCTTGACAAACTCCACAATGTTCTTGGCTTGGACGTCATGTGATAAACCTTCTCGGACACGGCCCAAGAGATGGCTTTGCGGCTTGAGTACCGTAGCCATTAACTCTACTCGTCTACTTAGAGCATCGGCCACCACGTTCTCCTTTCCTTGCTTGTACTCTAGCTTGTAATCAAACTCCGCTAAGAACTCTTGCCACCTTGCTTTCTTAGGTGTgagcttttgttgggtttgaAAGTAGCTAGTGGCAACGTTGTTCGTCTTGATGATGAATGGGGTACCAAGCAAGTAATGCCTCCAAACTCTAAGGCAATGGACGATGGCGGTCATCTCCTTTTCATGGGTCGTGTACCTTTTCTCGGCATTGTTTAGCTTGCGACTTTCATAGGCTATTGGATGTCCCTCTTGCATCAACACTCCTCCTATGGCAAAGTCGGAAGCATCAGTGTGCAACTCGAATGGCTTACTAAGGTCGGGCAACCTTAGTACAGGCTCCTCCATTAGGGCCTTCTTCAACCTCTCAAAGGCCTCTTGACACCGGTCCGTCCATTCCCATGCCTTGTTTTTCTTAAGAAGGTCTGTTAAGGGTGCTGCTATGGCTGAATACCCTTTTATGAATCTCCGATAGTAGTTGGCTAGCCCCAGAAAGGATCGTAGTGTTGGTACCTTGGTCGGCGGTTCCCActcttgaatggccttgatcttgccCTTTTCCATCATAAGTTTCCCCTCCTTTATCTTGTGGCCAAGAAATTCTACTTCTTTTGTGGCAAAGGAGCATTTCTCCTTCTTGACATAGAGTTCATGCTCCCGAAGGGTCTTGAACACTATGTGCAAGTGCTTGACGTGCTCCTCCAATGTCTTGCTATAGACAAcgatatcatcaatgtaaaccaCGACAAACTTGTCAAGATAAGGATGGAATACCTTATTCATCAATGTGCAGAATGTTGCGGGGGCATTGGTTAGACCaaatggcatgactttatactCGAACGCTCCATATCTGGTCACCATCACCGTCTTCGATTCGTCTCCAGGGGCTATCCTCACTTGGTAGTATCCCGATCGAAGATCTAACTTTGTGAAGTACCTTGCTTCACCAAGTTGATCGAATAAGTCGGCGATCAACGGAAGTGGGTACTTGTTCTTGATGgtaatcttgttcaatgctctatAGTCGATGCACAACCTTAGGCTACCTTATTTCTTGCGTTGGAACAAGACGGGTGCACCATATGGGGATTTGGAAGGTTGGATGTAGCCAGCATCAAGCAGCTCGTTGAGTTGCTTCCTCAATTCCTCCAACTCGGGTGGCGACATCCTATAAGGTGATTTGGAGGGAGGCTTAGCACCAGGCTCCAACTCGATTGCATGGTCGACCTCTCTCCTTGGTGGCAACTTCTTTGGCAGTTCCTTAGGCATCACGTCCGCAAACTCCACAAGGACGTCTTCCACTTGTTTCGGCAAAGGCCCGTGCTTCTCCTCCCCTTCATTCAACATTAGGGTTGCAAGAAATGTGGCCTCTCCTTTCTTCCAAGACTTGGCAAATTGAATTGCCGACAAGTGTTGGGTACACTTCTTGGCTTGCCTTTCCAATGGCACCAGGCAAGGTTGTCTTCCGTCGGCCAGGATACAGAAAATATTGTAGAAGGGAATGGGAAAGGCTCGTACCTTGTCCATGAACTCTAACCCAATGACTACGCCATAGTCGTCCATCTTGACTACGGTGAAGTCGATCTTTCCCTTCCATGTGCCAATGTCTACTTGTACATTTCGCGCAACTCCAACAATGGGGGTGGCAGCGGAATTTACCGTCTTCACGCTACCAGGCTCCTTTGTGACTCGGAGGCCAAGCCTTGTGGCTTCCTCCGACGTCATGAAGTTGTGTGTTGCTCCCGTGTCCACCAACACACGCGTCGTCTTGTCACCAGTCTTGACGTCGACGAACAATGATCCTCCCCCAACTTGAGCCTTAGGTTGTGGGAGGGTTGTCTGGATGGCATTCAGTAGACGGATGCATCCCATCGTTGCATCGTTACTCTCCTCGGCCTTGTCCTCCTTGAAGGCCATGGCCTTAAGGGCCTTCTTTTGTGGGCAATCTCGCATCATGTGAGGGCCGTCGCATAGGTAACAAGTGGGTTGCCAAGACTTACCTTTGCCTTTGTCATGCTTATCGGCTTTCTTCTCCTTCGGTTTGCTTGTCTCGGCCTTGTCCTTCGGCTTATGTTCTCCCCCACTTCTCTCATGGTTACCCCTCTTCCCCGTGGACTTGGAATCACCTTGGTGGCTTGATTTAAACTCAATCAAGGATTCGGCAGCGGCAATGGCATCAGACAATGTTTGCACGTGTCTCCTTTGTAGTTCGAGTTTTGCCCAATTTTGCAGTCCACTCATGAAGTACATGAGCTTGTCTTCCTCTAACATGTTGGGCACCTCGAATAACAAGCTCACGAAGGCGTTGACATAGTCTTTGACGCTCCCCGTTTGCTTGAGCCACCTTAGTTTCTCCTTGGCTTCATACTTGGCATTTTGGGGATAGAAGTGCAACATAAGATCTTTCTTAAATTCATCCCAAGTGGTGAGGGAGAACGTACCTTGCTCAATCTCCATGCTCCGACGACGCCACCACATAAGGGCATTGTCGGCTAAGAACATGGTTGCCGTCGAGATTTTGGACTCGTCATCTTCAAGCTTCAGGTACTTGAAGTATCGCTCCACGTTCCACACGAATGTGTCGAGCTCATTTGCTTCCCTCTTCCCATTAtaggatttgggtttaaaggagtCGATTACCTTGGAGTCCAACGCTTTGATTTCCCTCGGCCCTTGCACGAATTGCTTCACAACTGCTTCTTTACAAAACGCCACATCTCCCTTAAGTTCCCTTGTGTCCTTTATCTCTTCTTGAAGCGCCACAAACCTTGCCTCTATGTTGTCAAGGTGAACCTGGACTTCCCTCCGCATCTTGTCTGCCATGGTGTTGAGAGCGCCAAGGAGCTCATCTCGTAGCCCTTCCACCAAGCCACGCAATTCATCCTTACCATTGTCCACCATGGTTTGGATTTCCTCCTTGTCGACAACGTCCTCATCAAGTCGAGTATCGAACTCGAGTATGGTTCGTTCCACCTTCTCGAGTCGCTCTTCCATGGTCTCCATCGATGCTTGCAAGTCCTTTAACTTTGGCTTGCTCTTGGCAACGTCTTGGACCTCGGCAGTACGCTCCCTTAGATCGGAGACTCCGGACACCATTTCTCCACTTGCCATATCCTGCTTTCCTTCAAGTGATTCACgagcttggctctgataccagctgtcacgggatgactctttaagccttccgcccgtgcggcacttagacttgaatacctcgatgaacaagctaagtaagcctttgaagcctcgcttccccggatcgaatcacaaagaaagctaagatagcttggagaatgctaagatcacttagaagatgggagaaaggaagctttgtattgaaacttaagagaactttacaattgcttacaactcttggatggtttggccaaatggccttacctcctatttataggcctaagtcacctcctcaatggagggttctagaatcccctacttacatccaaaaatatctagcatagttctagatacaacttgcctaatctagattattctaggtgaggcttaaatatgtacacttgtgtggaatgttccggaatgccctagattatcttgaatgctccgccacgttcttgatttctccgggacgttccagaagcttccatgaagacatggcttcatgggcttagatatatgatgtcttgggcattttctttgtttttaacatgcgGCCCGTGACACTAGGTTGGGATGTGTTAGatgtcacactgaaaaatttcttgtCAGTCAACGGCGTCTTGATTCCAAAGTTTTGTTATGCtcaagattttattttattttatatacgaTATATTTACGGAATTGGCAATTCATATGTGCCTATCTTAATAATGTCATGCATGCAAGTCGAACATAAGACTTTTCATTTACAATTAAAGATGGATACTATTATATTGTAATACTAATtagtttaaaaagaaaaaaaccaaatcaaatggTTGGATCATAAGTTTTGACTGTGGACCGGCCCAATTCTGCCGCTAAATAACGAATCCAGGAGGATCCTGAAGATCGGTGAATTGTGTTAGTTCATTATACATTatacggtcagaaattattttaaatatttttatttagaatCAAATACAACAATATTTGATTAAAACTGACCGtataatgtacgatgaacaaacACGATTCACAGATTCCAAGATCATCACCagaaggatccggagaggatcctgttggctaAATTACACCCTAACCCGACCCGTTGGTCGGCTCGTCCTGGCTTTTACCTTGGCCTGATGCACAAGCAAACTCCTTCAGCCTTCAAATTCATCGAATTTCTTACAAAATTTACAGCCTTTCAAGCTTTCTATAGtgagaaagtagagagagagagagagagagagagagagagagagagagagagagagagagagaggagatgaGGCTGCTGGGCTACTTGGGACAATGGCGAAGCGTAGCAAAAGAAGCCATGGATCTGTCAGTAACTGTAGCAAAGTTCATGGGCTTGCTCCACATCACCGACGCCTACCTCTGCTCATCCACCCTCGTCCGTCACTCTAGCAATCCCATCACTCCTTCTCTTTCCCAGTTTCCATATTCCAAATGCGCCGTCGTCTGATTATCCGCTGCGTGCAGGTCTACGGCCCCAGTATGCTCCCTACCCTGAACATCTCCGGCGACGTCCTCCTCTCCGAACACGTGTCCCATCGCATTGGGAAGGTGGGTCCCGGCGATTTGGTCCTGGTTCGGTCTCCGACGGACCCTCGGAAGATCGTGACCAAGCGTGTCCTGGGTATGCAGGGTGACAAAGTCACCTACTTTGTCGATCCAAAGCACAGCGACAGGTTGCATACGACCGTGGTATGTGAAATTGTGCTATTTCTTCGTCTATTTTGATGGCTTTGGTAATTTGTTTGTGATTACAAGTTGTTATTTTTCTTGGGTAGAGTTCAATTTTTCACTgctttttgtaattttcatttaGTAAAAAGTTAGTAGCTTGTAATTGAATGAcattgttttggtgtttttaaTGGCTTGCTCTTACTAATTGAAGATGCATTCGACGTTTCGGTTCAGTAGAGCTTCTTTTAGGCGTAGTGTGTATAGATTTTAATGgttttttaaccttttttttttatcacttgAGGTTGCGATGATCACTACCATATGGTGTAATTGGGGTCGTAGAAGATGCATTGGAGGTTACGGTTCAATAGAGCTCCTTTTAGGAGCAGTGTGTATAGATTTCTATGGCCTTTGTATGACTCTAGGTTGTGACGATGACTAACATGTGGTGTATTTGATAACATTTCTATGGCCTCCGTGGGACAAATAGAATGAccaatttattaaataaatggAATTCATGTTAAATTCTCAGTTGACTGCTGAGGAGGAGGGCTGAATGTTTGATAACATTTCATAGTAGCTGGGCCTTGATTTGGTGCATCTTTGATGGTCTAAGAGTAATTTTTCTTAGAGTTATCGGTTTATGATATTGCTGGTTTAGTACACCACAAATGCAATATTGTATCCTAGTTATGTTTTCGATCCTTTATAACTCAATTCTTTCTACTTTGAAAACTGGGCACTAAGGTAGCTTAAATCTCTGTAGTTCTAAATTAGACGTAGTCCTAAAGCAGATACCATGAAGCTTACTGTTACCAGTCAAGTTAAGAGACTTGATCGAGAGTATTGTACTGCTATTAAATGCTTTGGGACAGTGTAGATTACCTTCTTCCTCAGCATGATTGCTTGGTTGCTTAGGTTGTTATATCCTTTCATCTCCAGTCTAACACCTTAAAAAGAAGACGCAAATTCCAGCtataaaaaatttaagcaaGAAGCCACTGAAACAACCCTATAGAAGCCGGTGTCCTTACTCTTCAACTATTCCATATCTTTTTCACGTAAAGCTTATATGCCAGATGACAGAGCACCAACCAAACCACCCTGTTTTGGTAGCATAGCTGCTTTTATGTGACACACAGTTATTGGTTGAATGGATGTTTGTAATGTAGAAACTGAGAAAGCTACTGTCTTAAGAATATGTTGTGCTGGTTGATAGTATTATGAAGTTGTTTCGTCTTACTTTTTGATAATATTATGTTATGCTTCTGATTGATGCGATTAATTTGTTGCTTTATTTTATTGAACCCTGATGAATAGGTGCCTAAGGGGCATGTTTGGATTCAGGGGGATAACATCTATTCCTCCTTTGACTCACGAACATATGGACCTATACCTTATGGTCTTATTCAAGGCAAAGTGTTTTGCAGGGTAAGGCTTTTTCATCTTCCTGAAATTTATCTTGTTTTGTTTGTACTTGTGTTTTCTGTCATTTCTTATTTTGGTTGGACTTCTGTCCCTGATGGAAATTAGGATGTAGTTTATGTGATGAAAGCAGGACTAACTTCAATATCTTTGTATGATATGTTTATAAAGTTCACTTGCTCTGCAGTTATTTCAATTTGTCGAGGTTGATAGGATTGCAGGATATATTTATGCCTCTCGGCAATTTTGTGTATTGTCTTTACGCAATGTCTTTCAATCTTCTCATGTGGCTTACTTCACCTTAGTTTCACCACTGCTATTATTCAGAGGGTAGAGTAGCAACACTAAATGAATTGACGTGTGCGATTTAAGATAAATTGATTGCTGCCAATTCTATATCACAAGCTTATCAGGGTTTAGATGCTAGAAAGCTTCTGACCAATTGTGATTGGTTTATAATCTGGGTTAACCGGACTTTTCGTGGTAATGAGTGTTTGTGTATTTAGACTTTTAGGTGACCTGAAGAGTTCTGTTCTTTTCTCATGGCAATTACTAGGTCTGGCCACCTGATAGCTTTGGATCATTGGATTGATAAGCATATAGAAGATTATAACATTGAAGGTAATATTTGGCATTTCATTACTTGAATCCTCTCTGAATTTGAACTTTTCATTTCGCACCTTCTGTTTGCTTTTATGTAAAAGAAAACCTGTTAGTTTGTATTGCTGCATTTTTGGGTGtgctgaagtttataaatcatGATTCCGTTATAATGACATTCTGATACTTGCTGTAATATGCTTATGGCTATTGCTTTGAATCTGATACGTTCAATAGCGATGTTGTTCTCGTGTAGGGGTGACATATTGCTTTATTTTCATAACATTTCTCTCGTCTTTACTGGCAGAAATTCTTTCTTGGTGTGTTAGATGATTGACACAAGATCTGAGAAGCCCTAATTTGTATATATTCGAAGTGGAAGTGTATGCGTAGAACTACTAGAAACCTCATGTATAATGGCAGTTGCCATGGTCATCGGTAATTTTTTGGACACAACAGAGTGGCTTATTTGACATATTTGACACAACCATCTTGAGTCCTGAGGCTAAAACTTTCCTATCAGAAGGAAAATGAGATCGGATTTGGTGGCCAATCGAAATTCTGTTTTCGACAAGTTTTGTTATCGTGTGTTCCACTCGTATACAAATTTAAAGTTGCCCTTCGGCAATCCTACTTATCTAATATTTTCTCCAGTAATTGTATCCTATTTTTGttcttaaagtgcttttggggtTAAGAGTAATCTTCACACATCAATTTTGGATATGATGGATAAAGAGAGATCAGGCATTGAGGGCCATCATCCAAATTTCCAGAACGCCCCTCCTCAAGGAAGTGATCAAGCAATTCAAAGTAGAGATCAAAGCAATTCAAAGCAATCCAAATGGAAGTTTGGATCAAGTGTGTATTAGTGCCAATTCTGAGAGGATGAGGGGGGTTTATGGTCCTAACTTGCAACCGACGTTGAGCTTCTGGAGAAGAACTTATAGGCCCTTTTCTTGTGCATAGAAAGTCCAAGAGAGGCACTATGACGGACATGAAACATGTAGTAAAGGTGGTCACCTCGAAAGGCACAAGATGAAAACTTTTGTAACTTGTTCTTACTTGGTGATGCGATCACCATCACTAGATGTTCATGTCGGTCATACAACTTCGCTTGGACCTTGTCTTTCTATGCACAAGGGACCTATATGTTCTTCTTCACAAGCCATGTCTACTGCGAGTTAGGACCATAAACCACGTTATCCTGTCGGATCCCGCGCTCTAATATCACTTAAATTGCTTGATTATTCCATTCAACTATTAGGGTAAGGTTAAAATTACTGAAATAGCCTAATCGTTATGTCTGAACTTCTTCCAGATTGAATGAGTTAATGAGATAATCCGTCTTTGTATCATATATGAATAACAAGAGAACTTTAACTTCAATAAGGGAATTGTTTATGCATACTAAATTTTCTAGTACCACGCAATAATTTTTCCACTGTGAGAACGAGGATCAAATCGTGACAATATCTATATTGTACTATTATTGTCACATGCATATTTGCTTGGACATCTTTCTAGCTTCTTGGGCCTCAACCAAACCCAGTTCAGCAACTTCCATGCCCATCATCAAACCAATTATGTATAGCACTAGGCATACATTGATCGCTGATGACAACATGACTTCCAGTTGCTAATTAGAGAGAGATATACAGAATATAATCCTTTAGAGCTTGAAACCTAAAATTTAAGGCATTAATTAACAATCCAAGACTGAACGCTTAAATTCTAAGCTCTCCGTTTCGATCCAGAGAAATATTATAATCTGATTCTAAAGAAG
Protein-coding regions in this window:
- the LOC126590530 gene encoding solanesyl diphosphate synthase 1, chloroplastic-like; the encoded protein is MMSMTCHTLDARAVMDFVACGCSSNALLDRYSVRNYSKANPKGSCRGYGARRNRIRCGVSSMTTAETPIPKKADNALLNGAPEGLPQVLNLKKESRKPVSLTNLFEIVADDLLTLNQNLQSIVGAENPVLMSAAEQIFGAGGKRMRPALVFLVSRATAELVGLKELTKEHRRLAEIIEMIHTASLIHDDVLDESDMRRGKETVHQMFGTRVAVLAGDFMFAQSSWYLANLENIQVIKLISQVIKDFASGEIKQASSLFDCDVELEEYLLKSYYKTASLIAASTKGAAIFSGVDNYVMEKMYDYGKNLGLSFQVVDDILDFTQSAEQLGKPAGTDLAKGNLTAPVIFALKKEPKLRDIIESEFSETGSLDEAIALVKACGGIEQAQELAKEKAHLAIQNLECLPKTAFRLALEDMVMFNLQRID
- the LOC126591639 gene encoding mitochondrial inner membrane protease subunit 1, with translation MRLLGYLGQWRSVAKEAMDLSVTVAKFMGLLHITDAYLCSSTLVYGPSMLPTLNISGDVLLSEHVSHRIGKVGPGDLVLVRSPTDPRKIVTKRVLGMQGDKVTYFVDPKHSDRLHTTVVPKGHVWIQGDNIYSSFDSRTYGPIPYGLIQGKVFCRVWPPDSFGSLD